One region of Vitis vinifera cultivar Pinot Noir 40024 chromosome 1, ASM3070453v1 genomic DNA includes:
- the LOC100243734 gene encoding RNA polymerase II C-terminal domain phosphatase-like 3 isoform X2, with product MLVVGSNRFVLNNNLKEQETLNRMGIEDVEEGEISDSASVEEISEEDFNKQEVRVLREAKPKADTRVWTMRDLQDLYKYHQACSGYTPRLYNLAWAQAVQNKPLNDIFVMDDEESKRSSSSSNTSRDDSSSAKEVAKVIIDDSGDEMDVKMDDVSEKEEGELEEGEIDLDSEPDVKDEGGVLDVNEPEIDLKERELVERVKSIQEDLESVTVIEAEKSFSGVCSRLQNTLGSLQKVFGEKVVGESSVPTKDALAQQLINAIRALNHVFCSMNSNQKELNKDVFSRLLSCVECGDSPIFSIQHIKEVEVMMSFLDTPAAQSSAEASDKVNDVQVTDGMNRNILDSSVESSGRAFASAKKLSLDSISVESYNQNNPDALKPGLSSSRGRFIFGPLLDLHKDHDEDSLPSPTGKAPQCFPVNKSELVTAKVAHETQDSIMHPYETDALKAVSTYQQKFGLTSFLPIDKLPSPTPSEESGDTYGDISGEVSSSSTISAPITANAPALGHPIVSSAPQMDSSIVQGPTVGRNTSLVSSGPHLDSSVVQGLVVPRNTGAVNSRFNSILRASAKSRDPRLRLASSDAGSLDLNERPLPAVSNSPKVDPLGEIVSSRKQKSAEEPLLDGPVTKRQRNGLTSPATVRDAQTVVASGGWLEDSNTVIPQMMNRNQLIENTGTDPKKLESKVTVTGIGCDKPYVTVNGNEHLPVVATSTTASLQSLLKDIAVNPAVWMNIFNKVEQQKSGDPAKNTVLPPTSNSILGVVPPASVAPLKPSALGQKPAGALQVPQTGPMDESGKVRMKPRDPRRILHANSFQRSGSSGSEQFKTNAQKQEDQTETKSVPSHSVNPPDISQQFTKNLKNIADLMSASQASSMTPTFPQILSSQSVQVNTDRMDVKATVSDSGDQLTANGSKPESAAGPPQSKNTWGDVEHLFDGYDDQQKAAIQRERARRIEEQKKMFSARKLCLVLDLDHTLLNSAKFVEVDPVHDEILRKKEEQDREKSQRHLFRFPHMGMWTKLRPGIWNFLEKASKLYELHLYTMGNKLYATEMAKVLDPKGVLFAGRVISKGDDGDVLDGDERVPKSKDLEGVLGMESAVVIIDDSVRVWPHNKLNLIVVERYTYFPCSRRQFGLPGPSLLEIDHDERPEDGTLASSLAVIERIHQSFFSNRALDEVDVRNILASEQRKILAGCRIVFSRVFPVGEANPHLHPLWQTAESFGAVCTNQIDEQVTHVVANSLGTDKVNWALSTGRFVVHPGWVEASALLYRRANEQDFAIKP from the exons ATGCTTGTTGTTGGATCTAATCGATTTGTGTTGAACAACAATCTTAAAGAACAAGAAACCCTAAATAGGATGGGAATTGAAGATGTGGAGGAAGGTGAGATTTCTGATTCTGCTTCCGTAGAGGAGATCAGTGAGGAGGATTTTAATAAGCAGGAGGTTAGGGTTTTGAGAGAAGCGAAACCTAAGGCTGATACTAGGGTTTGGACGATGCGAGATCTGCAGGATCTGTATAAGTACCACCAGGCTTGCAGTGGTTACACTCCAAGATTGTACAATTTAGCCTGGGCACAGGCTGTTCAGAATAAACCTCTTAACGATATTTTTGTTATGGATGATGAGGAGTCGAAGCGATCTTCGTCGTCTTCGAACACTAGCAGAGATGACAGCAGTTCGGCGAAGGAGGTGGCTAAGGTGATAATTGATGATAGTGGCGACGAAATGGATGTGAAGATGGATGATGTGAGTGAGAAAGAGGAAGGTGAATTGGAGGAGGGTGAGATTGATTTGGATTCGGAGCCAGATGTGAAAGATGAAGGAGGGGTTTTGGATGTTAATGAGCCTGAGATTGACCTGAAAGAGAGGGAATTGGTGGAGCGAGTGAAATCAATTCAGGAAGATCTTGAAAGTGTAACTGTGATTGAAGCGGAGAA ATCATTTTCTGGGGTATGTTCCCGACTGCAGAACACTTTGGGAAGTTTGCAGAAAGTGTTTGGGGAGAAAGTGGTTGGGGAGAGCAGTGTTCCAACTAAAGATGCTCTCGCTCAACAATTGATTAATGCAATTCGAGCTCTTAATCAT GTATTTTGTTCCATGAATTCTAACCAAAAGGAACTGAACAAGGATGTTTTCTCAag GTTGCTTTCTTGTGTAGAGTGTGGAGATTCTCCTATTTTCTCCATTCAGCACATTAAAGAG GTAGAGGTCATGATGTCCTTTTTGGATACTCCTGCGGCTCAGTCAAGTGCTGAAGCTAGTGATAAGGTTAATGACGTCCAGGTCACTGATGGAATGAATCGGAACATTCTTGATAGTTCAGTTGAAAGTTCTGGGCGTGCTTTTGCTTCTGCAAAGAAATTGTCATTAGATTCCATATCTGTTGAATCTTATAATCAAAATAACCCAGATGCTTTGAAACCAGGACTATCTAGCAGTAGGGGGAGATTTATTTTTGGTCCCCTTCTAGATCTTCACAAAGATCATGATGAAGACAGCCTTCCATCACCCACTGGGAAAGCCCCACAATGTTTTCCTGTAAACAAGTCAGAATTGGTCACAGCTAAAGTGGCACATGAGACGCAAGATTCTATAATGCATCCTTATGAAACTGATGCTCTCAAAGCTGTTTCTACCTATCAACAGAAATTTGGGTTGACTTCATTCCTCCCAATTGACAAACTTCCTAGCCCAACCCCTTCAGAAGAATCTGGTGATACATATGGTGATATCAGTGGAGAGGTTTCTAGTTCTTCGACTATTAGTGCTCCCATAACTGCAAATGCACCTGCATTGGGTCATCCTATTGTCTCTTCTGCTCCTCAGATGGATAGTTCCATTGTTCAAGGACCGACTGTTGGTAGGAACACTTCACTTGTGAGTTCTGGCCCCCACCTGGATAGTTCAGTTGTGCAAGGACTAGTTGTCCCACGGAATACTGGAGCTGTGAATTCTAGGTTTAATTCCATTTTAAGAGCATCAGCAAAGAGTAGAGACCCTAGGCTTCGATTGGCGAGTTCTGATGCTGGATCTTTGGATCTCAATGAACGTCCCTTGCCTGCTGTGAGCAATTCTCCTAAAGTGGATCCCTTGGGAGAAATTGTAAGCTCAAGAAAGCAGAAATCTGCTGAGGAACCTCTTTTGGATGGTCCTGTAACAAAAAGGCAAAGAAATGGGTTGACAAGCCCTGCAACTGTTAGAGATGCACAAACTGTGGTTGCAAGTGGAGGCTGGTTAGAGGATAGCAATACTGTTATACCTCAGATGATGAACAGGAACCAGTTGATAGAGAACACTGGAACAGATCCTAAGAAATTGGAAAGTAAAGTGACTGTCACTGGTATTGGTTGTGATAAACCTTATGTAACAGTTAATGGAAATGAGCATTTGCCAGTGGTTGCTACTAGCACCACTGCTTCCTTGCAGTCTTTATTGAAAGATATTGCTGTGAATCCAGCCGTGTGGatgaatatatttaataagGTGGAGCAACAGAAATCTGGTGACCCTGCAAAAAATACAGTGCTTCCTCCAACCTCAAATTCAATACTGGGAGTAGTTCCACCCGCAAGTGTTGCTCCACTAAAGCCATCAGCCCTTGGGCAGAAACCAGCAGGCGCACTTCAGGTTCCTCAAACTGGTCCAATG GATGAGTCAGGAAAAGTCCGCATGAAACCTCGCGATCCTCGCCGTATTCTTCATGCCAATTCGTTTCAGAGGAGTGGGAGTTCTGGATCTGAGCAGTTCAAAACAAATGCCCAGAAGCAAGAGGATCAAACAGAGACGAAGTCTGTGCCTTCTCATTCTGTTAATCCCCCAGATATTTCTCAGCAATTCACCAAGAATCTGAAAAACATTGCTGATCTAATGTCTGCTTCCCAAGCATCGTCAATGACTCCAACTTTTCCGCAGATTCTTTCTTCCCAGTCAGTTCAAGTGAACACAGATAGGATGGATGTAAAAGCTACAGTTTCAGATTCTGGTGACCAGCTAACTGCAAATGGTTCGAAGCCTGAAAGTGCAGCAGGTCCCCCTCAATCAAAGAATACATGGGGGGATGTTGAACATCTATTTGATGGATATGATGACCAGCAAAAAGCTGCCatccagagagagagagcaagGAGGATAGAAGAACAGAAGAAAATGTTTTCTGCGCGCAAGCTCTGCCTCGTCTTGGATCTAGATCACACACTCCTTAATTCAGCCAAG TTTGTCGAAGTAGATCCAGTGCATGATGAGATCCTAAGAAAGAAGGAGGAACAGGATCGGGAGAAGTCACAGAGGCATCTCTTCCGTTTTCCTCATATGGGAATGTGGACCAAATTAAGGCCAGGGATCTGGAATTTCTTGGAGAAG GCTAGTAAGCTTTATGAGCTGCATCTTTACACAATGGGGAACAAGTTATATGCTACAGAGATGGCAAAAGTTCTTGATCCAAAAGGGGTTTTATTCGCTGGACGAGTGATCTCTAAGGGTGATGATGGGGATGTTTTAGATGGTGATGAGCGAGTCCCTAAGAGTAAGGATTTGGAAGGGGTATTGGGTATGGAATCAGCTGTGGTGATCATAGATGATTCTGTGAGAGTCTGGCCACATAACAAATTAAACTTGATAGTTGTGGAAAG GTACACTTATTTTCCATGTAGTAGACGCCAATTTGGGCTTCCTGGCCCGTCTCTTCTTGAGATTGATCACGATGAGAGACCAGAAGATGGGACTTTGGCATCCTCTTTGGCG GTTATTGAGAGGATACATCAGAGCTTTTTCTCTAATCGAGCCTTGGATGAGGTGGATGTCAGAAACATCCTAGCCTCAGAGCAGCGTAAAATTCTTGCTGGTTGTCGTATAGTCTTCAGCAGGGTGTTTCCTGTTGGGGAAGCCAACCCTCACCTACATCCTTTGTGGCAGACAGCTGAATCTTTTGGTGCCGTGTGCACCAACCAAATAGACGAACAGGTTACTCATGTAGTTGCCAATTCTCTTGGAACAGATAAg GTGAATTGGGCTCTTTCCACTGGAAGATTTGTGGTGCACCCTGGCTG GGTGGAAGCATCGGCTTTGCTATATCGAAGGGCCAATGAGCAAGATTTTGCCATTAAACCATAA
- the LOC100243734 gene encoding RNA polymerase II C-terminal domain phosphatase-like 3 isoform X3 encodes MLVVGSNRFVLNNNLKEQETLNRMGIEDVEEGEISDSASVEEISEEDFNKQEVRVLREAKPKADTRVWTMRDLQDLYKYHQACSGYTPRLYNLAWAQAVQNKPLNDIFVMDDEESKRSSSSSNTSRDDSSSAKEVAKVIIDDSGDEMDVKMDDVSEKEEGELEEGEIDLDSEPDVKDEGGVLDVNEPEIDLKERELVERVKSIQEDLESVTVIEAEKSFSGVCSRLQNTLGSLQKVFGEKVVGESSVPTKDALAQQLINAIRALNHVFCSMNSNQKELNKDVFSRLLSCVECGDSPIFSIQHIKEVEVMMSFLDTPAAQSSAEASDKVNDVQVTDGMNRNILDSSVESSGRAFASAKKLSLDSISVESYNQNNPDALKPGLSSSRGRFIFGPLLDLHKDHDEDSLPSPTGKAPQCFPVNKSELVTAKVAHETQDSIMHPYETDALKAVSTYQQKFGLTSFLPIDKLPSPTPSEESGDTYGDISGEVSSSSTISAPITANAPALGHPIVSSAPQMDSSIVQGPTVGRNTSLVSSGPHLDSSVVQGLVVPRNTGAVNSRFNSILRASAKSRDPRLRLASSDAGSLDLNERPLPAVSNSPKVDPLGEIVSSRKQKSAEEPLLDGPVTKRQRNGLTSPATVRDAQTVVASGGWLEDSNTVIPQMMNRNQLIENTGTDPKKLESKVTVTGIGCDKPYVTVNGNEHLPVVATSTTASLQSLLKDIAVNPAVWMNIFNKVEQQKSGDPAKNTVLPPTSNSILGVVPPASVAPLKPSALGQKPAGALQVPQTGPMDESGKVRMKPRDPRRILHANSFQRSGSSGSEQFKTNAQKQEDQTETKSVPSHSVNPPDISQQFTKNLKNIADLMSASQASSMTPTFPQILSSQSVQVNTDRMDVKATVSDSGDQLTANGSKPESAAGPPQSKNTWGDVEHLFDGYDDQQKAAIQRERARRIEEQKKMFSARKLCLVLDLDHTLLNSAKFVEVDPVHDEILRKKEEQDREKSQRHLFRFPHMGMWTKLRPGIWNFLEKASKLYELHLYTMGNKLYATEMAKVLDPKGVLFAGRVISKGDDGDVLDGDERVPKSKDLEGVLGMESAVVIIDDSVRVWPHNKLNLIVVERYTYFPCSRRQFGLPGPSLLEIDHDERPEDGTLASSLAVIERIHQSFFSNRALDEVDVRNILASEQRKILAGCRIVFSRVFPVGEANPHLHPLWQTAESFGAVCTNQIDEQVTHVVANSLGTDKVLFLFLSSPPSFFFSLKTPKSPHLIHFIIYISSPDNNMCSRIFNQWCLLRHWAFTSCF; translated from the exons ATGCTTGTTGTTGGATCTAATCGATTTGTGTTGAACAACAATCTTAAAGAACAAGAAACCCTAAATAGGATGGGAATTGAAGATGTGGAGGAAGGTGAGATTTCTGATTCTGCTTCCGTAGAGGAGATCAGTGAGGAGGATTTTAATAAGCAGGAGGTTAGGGTTTTGAGAGAAGCGAAACCTAAGGCTGATACTAGGGTTTGGACGATGCGAGATCTGCAGGATCTGTATAAGTACCACCAGGCTTGCAGTGGTTACACTCCAAGATTGTACAATTTAGCCTGGGCACAGGCTGTTCAGAATAAACCTCTTAACGATATTTTTGTTATGGATGATGAGGAGTCGAAGCGATCTTCGTCGTCTTCGAACACTAGCAGAGATGACAGCAGTTCGGCGAAGGAGGTGGCTAAGGTGATAATTGATGATAGTGGCGACGAAATGGATGTGAAGATGGATGATGTGAGTGAGAAAGAGGAAGGTGAATTGGAGGAGGGTGAGATTGATTTGGATTCGGAGCCAGATGTGAAAGATGAAGGAGGGGTTTTGGATGTTAATGAGCCTGAGATTGACCTGAAAGAGAGGGAATTGGTGGAGCGAGTGAAATCAATTCAGGAAGATCTTGAAAGTGTAACTGTGATTGAAGCGGAGAA ATCATTTTCTGGGGTATGTTCCCGACTGCAGAACACTTTGGGAAGTTTGCAGAAAGTGTTTGGGGAGAAAGTGGTTGGGGAGAGCAGTGTTCCAACTAAAGATGCTCTCGCTCAACAATTGATTAATGCAATTCGAGCTCTTAATCAT GTATTTTGTTCCATGAATTCTAACCAAAAGGAACTGAACAAGGATGTTTTCTCAag GTTGCTTTCTTGTGTAGAGTGTGGAGATTCTCCTATTTTCTCCATTCAGCACATTAAAGAG GTAGAGGTCATGATGTCCTTTTTGGATACTCCTGCGGCTCAGTCAAGTGCTGAAGCTAGTGATAAGGTTAATGACGTCCAGGTCACTGATGGAATGAATCGGAACATTCTTGATAGTTCAGTTGAAAGTTCTGGGCGTGCTTTTGCTTCTGCAAAGAAATTGTCATTAGATTCCATATCTGTTGAATCTTATAATCAAAATAACCCAGATGCTTTGAAACCAGGACTATCTAGCAGTAGGGGGAGATTTATTTTTGGTCCCCTTCTAGATCTTCACAAAGATCATGATGAAGACAGCCTTCCATCACCCACTGGGAAAGCCCCACAATGTTTTCCTGTAAACAAGTCAGAATTGGTCACAGCTAAAGTGGCACATGAGACGCAAGATTCTATAATGCATCCTTATGAAACTGATGCTCTCAAAGCTGTTTCTACCTATCAACAGAAATTTGGGTTGACTTCATTCCTCCCAATTGACAAACTTCCTAGCCCAACCCCTTCAGAAGAATCTGGTGATACATATGGTGATATCAGTGGAGAGGTTTCTAGTTCTTCGACTATTAGTGCTCCCATAACTGCAAATGCACCTGCATTGGGTCATCCTATTGTCTCTTCTGCTCCTCAGATGGATAGTTCCATTGTTCAAGGACCGACTGTTGGTAGGAACACTTCACTTGTGAGTTCTGGCCCCCACCTGGATAGTTCAGTTGTGCAAGGACTAGTTGTCCCACGGAATACTGGAGCTGTGAATTCTAGGTTTAATTCCATTTTAAGAGCATCAGCAAAGAGTAGAGACCCTAGGCTTCGATTGGCGAGTTCTGATGCTGGATCTTTGGATCTCAATGAACGTCCCTTGCCTGCTGTGAGCAATTCTCCTAAAGTGGATCCCTTGGGAGAAATTGTAAGCTCAAGAAAGCAGAAATCTGCTGAGGAACCTCTTTTGGATGGTCCTGTAACAAAAAGGCAAAGAAATGGGTTGACAAGCCCTGCAACTGTTAGAGATGCACAAACTGTGGTTGCAAGTGGAGGCTGGTTAGAGGATAGCAATACTGTTATACCTCAGATGATGAACAGGAACCAGTTGATAGAGAACACTGGAACAGATCCTAAGAAATTGGAAAGTAAAGTGACTGTCACTGGTATTGGTTGTGATAAACCTTATGTAACAGTTAATGGAAATGAGCATTTGCCAGTGGTTGCTACTAGCACCACTGCTTCCTTGCAGTCTTTATTGAAAGATATTGCTGTGAATCCAGCCGTGTGGatgaatatatttaataagGTGGAGCAACAGAAATCTGGTGACCCTGCAAAAAATACAGTGCTTCCTCCAACCTCAAATTCAATACTGGGAGTAGTTCCACCCGCAAGTGTTGCTCCACTAAAGCCATCAGCCCTTGGGCAGAAACCAGCAGGCGCACTTCAGGTTCCTCAAACTGGTCCAATG GATGAGTCAGGAAAAGTCCGCATGAAACCTCGCGATCCTCGCCGTATTCTTCATGCCAATTCGTTTCAGAGGAGTGGGAGTTCTGGATCTGAGCAGTTCAAAACAAATGCCCAGAAGCAAGAGGATCAAACAGAGACGAAGTCTGTGCCTTCTCATTCTGTTAATCCCCCAGATATTTCTCAGCAATTCACCAAGAATCTGAAAAACATTGCTGATCTAATGTCTGCTTCCCAAGCATCGTCAATGACTCCAACTTTTCCGCAGATTCTTTCTTCCCAGTCAGTTCAAGTGAACACAGATAGGATGGATGTAAAAGCTACAGTTTCAGATTCTGGTGACCAGCTAACTGCAAATGGTTCGAAGCCTGAAAGTGCAGCAGGTCCCCCTCAATCAAAGAATACATGGGGGGATGTTGAACATCTATTTGATGGATATGATGACCAGCAAAAAGCTGCCatccagagagagagagcaagGAGGATAGAAGAACAGAAGAAAATGTTTTCTGCGCGCAAGCTCTGCCTCGTCTTGGATCTAGATCACACACTCCTTAATTCAGCCAAG TTTGTCGAAGTAGATCCAGTGCATGATGAGATCCTAAGAAAGAAGGAGGAACAGGATCGGGAGAAGTCACAGAGGCATCTCTTCCGTTTTCCTCATATGGGAATGTGGACCAAATTAAGGCCAGGGATCTGGAATTTCTTGGAGAAG GCTAGTAAGCTTTATGAGCTGCATCTTTACACAATGGGGAACAAGTTATATGCTACAGAGATGGCAAAAGTTCTTGATCCAAAAGGGGTTTTATTCGCTGGACGAGTGATCTCTAAGGGTGATGATGGGGATGTTTTAGATGGTGATGAGCGAGTCCCTAAGAGTAAGGATTTGGAAGGGGTATTGGGTATGGAATCAGCTGTGGTGATCATAGATGATTCTGTGAGAGTCTGGCCACATAACAAATTAAACTTGATAGTTGTGGAAAG GTACACTTATTTTCCATGTAGTAGACGCCAATTTGGGCTTCCTGGCCCGTCTCTTCTTGAGATTGATCACGATGAGAGACCAGAAGATGGGACTTTGGCATCCTCTTTGGCG GTTATTGAGAGGATACATCAGAGCTTTTTCTCTAATCGAGCCTTGGATGAGGTGGATGTCAGAAACATCCTAGCCTCAGAGCAGCGTAAAATTCTTGCTGGTTGTCGTATAGTCTTCAGCAGGGTGTTTCCTGTTGGGGAAGCCAACCCTCACCTACATCCTTTGTGGCAGACAGCTGAATCTTTTGGTGCCGTGTGCACCAACCAAATAGACGAACAGGTTACTCATGTAGTTGCCAATTCTCTTGGAACAGATAAggtattgtttctttttttgtcttcccccccttccttttttttctccttaaaaACCCCCAAATCACCCCATTTGatacattttataatttatattagtaGCCCTGATAATAATATGTGCTCAAGGATATTTAATCAATGGTGCCTCTTGCGGCATTGGGCATTCACCTCTTGTTTCTAG